From the Lactuca sativa cultivar Salinas chromosome 9, Lsat_Salinas_v11, whole genome shotgun sequence genome, the window ataaataagaaaTCCTAAAATCAGCATCCGCACACAAATATCAAATGTAGAAAAACGTTAGCAGTTAATTTCTGCTAGTAGACCCTGTTCGTTCGTTCATTGTCTTCTCTTGTCCACTAGAACTTTGCCTTGAGTTGATCAATCAGTTTCTTATCCACTTGGAAGGCCTTAGCTAAAACATCACTTGTAATTGTTGGGTTTGATCCAAAAACAGCATTCCCAATTGTTATAGCACCAGGGTTTTGACTGCTTAAAGCACCAATAACCACCGCACATTTACTTCCAATATTACGTTGGAAGTGAACAAGTCCAACCGGGAACACAAACACATCGCCCTTATATAGCACCTTAGAGATAAGTCGGTTTTCTGGATCTGAAGTGATGAACCCAACCTGTATCGAGCCTTCTAAAACTGTTATAATCTCAGTGGCTCGTGGGTGAGTGTGAGGGGGGTTGATTCCCCAAGGTGCTAAGTCAATGCGGACCATTGAAATGCCTAAAGTGTTGAGCCCTGGTAACTGAGCTACAGTAACCGGTGTCACCCTTAATCCCAAAGGGTTTGATATATTGCCCATAAGATGTAAGCCACTGAAGTAGAAGTCATTAGCTTGAATTTGCGTAGGATTCTTGCAAGTCTTTCCATTTACATTAACTGCAATGAAACATTTTTTAGATAAGAAAAAGCAACAAAAATTTAGATATATAATTAATTTCTTGAAATATACATAAAAACCTGAGCTATTTGGGTCGGCTACACAGAAATCTTGAAGGGCGTCGGGTTCATAGGCAAAGGTCAAGCCGAAAAAAGCAAGAGCCACTAAACTGA encodes:
- the LOC111905653 gene encoding putative germin-like protein 2-1 → MAKQLSHISLVALAFFGLTFAYEPDALQDFCVADPNSSVNVNGKTCKNPTQIQANDFYFSGLHLMGNISNPLGLRVTPVTVAQLPGLNTLGISMVRIDLAPWGINPPHTHPRATEIITVLEGSIQVGFITSDPENRLISKVLYKGDVFVFPVGLVHFQRNIGSKCAVVIGALSSQNPGAITIGNAVFGSNPTITSDVLAKAFQVDKKLIDQLKAKF